In one window of Halomarina pelagica DNA:
- a CDS encoding thiamine pyrophosphate-dependent dehydrogenase E1 component subunit alpha: MYEWMVTARHYEERLQEEYLEGKQPAFDISAGPIPGELHLAAGHEAVAAGVCAHLRDDDAVTATHRPHHVAIAKGVALKRMTAEIFGRRTGLCKGKGGHMHLFDPDVNFACSGIIAEGSPPAVGAALAAKKRNTDGVAVSFVGEGAIDQGGFLESLNLAAVHDLPVVFVIEDNDWAISMPKERVTDVADGSQRAAGFDMPGVRIDYDDAVAVHEAAEEAIMRARAGNGPSLLEVQVHRRMGHFMGDPESYRPEEDVERHRRLDSVARLADDLRSAGATDDEVKEIEERARERVEEAIAWAKDQPEPDPEEAYEDVFVERGERRQEPAATAGGED; this comes from the coding sequence ATGTACGAGTGGATGGTCACCGCTCGCCACTACGAGGAGCGCCTGCAGGAGGAGTACCTGGAGGGGAAACAGCCGGCGTTCGACATCTCGGCGGGGCCGATCCCCGGCGAGTTGCACCTCGCGGCGGGCCACGAGGCGGTCGCCGCCGGGGTGTGCGCGCACCTGCGCGACGACGACGCGGTGACGGCGACCCACCGACCGCACCACGTCGCCATCGCGAAGGGGGTGGCTCTGAAGCGGATGACCGCGGAGATATTCGGTCGGCGGACCGGGCTCTGCAAGGGGAAGGGCGGACACATGCACCTGTTCGACCCCGATGTGAACTTCGCGTGCAGCGGCATCATCGCGGAGGGTAGCCCGCCCGCGGTGGGGGCGGCGCTCGCCGCGAAGAAGCGCAACACCGACGGCGTGGCGGTCTCGTTCGTCGGCGAGGGGGCCATCGACCAGGGCGGTTTCCTGGAGTCGCTGAACCTCGCGGCGGTCCACGACCTCCCGGTCGTGTTCGTCATCGAGGACAACGACTGGGCGATCAGCATGCCCAAGGAACGCGTGACGGACGTGGCCGACGGCTCACAGCGCGCCGCGGGCTTCGACATGCCCGGCGTCCGCATCGACTACGACGACGCCGTGGCGGTACACGAGGCGGCCGAGGAGGCGATCATGCGTGCCCGGGCGGGCAACGGGCCGTCGCTTCTGGAGGTGCAGGTCCACCGCCGGATGGGCCACTTCATGGGCGACCCGGAGTCGTATCGACCGGAGGAGGACGTCGAACGCCACCGGCGACTCGACTCGGTAGCGCGACTCGCCGACGACCTTCGCTCGGCCGGTGCGACCGACGACGAGGTAAAGGAGATCGAGGAGCGCGCCCGCGAGCGCGTCGAGGAGGCCATCGCGTGGGCGAAGGACCAACCCGAACCCGACCCGGAGGAGGCCTACGAGGACGTATTCGTCGAGAGGGGAGAGCGGCGCCAGGAGCCGGCCGCGACCGCCGGAGGTGAGGACTGA
- the gnd gene encoding phosphogluconate dehydrogenase (NAD(+)-dependent, decarboxylating), whose protein sequence is MVRHERPRHGGVRPRSERDRPAPSGVRSRGATAAAGLSLIATETVRSRNHNPLARARGLSRMQLGVVGLGRMGRIVAERVMDAGHEVVAFDVDETAVAAAAEAGATPAGSLVELAEALGEDRRIWLMVPAGEVVDATLSELEPHLDEGDVVVDGGNSHFEDSVARADRTTAAYLDCGTSGGPAGADLGFSLMVGGPEWAYEAMTPAFDAVATGPDGHERMGPSGSGHYVKMVHNGVEYALMQTYGEGFDLLANGRYDLDLEAVARTWNNGAVIRSWLLELCEEAFREEGTDLGDVADRIEGGSTGTWTVQEALEREVAVPLIYAALAERFGSRADEGRFSRRLANRLRYGFGRHEVVREE, encoded by the coding sequence GTGGTACGTCACGAGCGCCCGCGACACGGAGGAGTACGACCCCGATCCGAACGCGACCGCCCAGCCCCGTCGGGAGTACGATCCCGAGGCGCAACTGCGGCAGCTGGGCTATCGCTGATCGCGACCGAGACGGTTCGATCGCGGAACCACAACCCCTTAGCGCGCGCCCGCGGACTCTCGCGCATGCAACTCGGAGTCGTCGGTCTCGGGCGCATGGGACGCATCGTCGCCGAACGGGTGATGGACGCCGGTCACGAGGTGGTGGCGTTCGACGTGGACGAGACGGCCGTCGCGGCGGCGGCCGAGGCGGGCGCGACGCCCGCCGGTTCGCTCGTGGAACTCGCCGAGGCGCTCGGCGAAGACAGGCGGATCTGGCTGATGGTGCCCGCCGGCGAGGTCGTGGACGCGACGCTCTCGGAACTCGAACCGCACCTCGACGAGGGCGACGTCGTCGTCGACGGCGGCAACTCCCACTTCGAGGACTCCGTCGCGCGGGCCGATCGCACGACCGCCGCCTACCTCGACTGCGGCACCAGCGGCGGCCCCGCCGGGGCGGACCTCGGCTTCTCGCTGATGGTCGGCGGGCCCGAGTGGGCCTACGAGGCGATGACGCCGGCGTTCGACGCGGTCGCTACCGGCCCCGACGGCCACGAGCGCATGGGGCCGTCGGGGTCGGGCCACTACGTGAAGATGGTCCACAACGGCGTCGAGTACGCGCTGATGCAGACCTACGGCGAGGGGTTCGACCTGCTCGCGAACGGGCGCTACGACCTCGATCTGGAGGCCGTCGCGCGCACGTGGAACAACGGCGCGGTGATCCGCTCCTGGCTGCTGGAACTCTGCGAGGAGGCGTTCCGCGAGGAGGGGACGGACCTCGGCGACGTGGCCGACCGGATCGAGGGGGGTTCGACGGGCACCTGGACGGTGCAGGAGGCGCTGGAGCGGGAGGTGGCGGTCCCACTCATCTACGCGGCGCTCGCCGAGCGCTTCGGCTCGCGCGCCGACGAGGGGCGGTTCTCGCGGCGGCTGGCGAACCGCCTGCGCTACGGCTTCGGCCGGCACGAGGTCGTCCGGGAGGAGTAG
- a CDS encoding sulfatase-like hydrolase/transferase, whose translation MAGGGFIERGVQSVSRIGREGLYYARVGTIGLFASGPRNGTPIYDRDWDALIVLDACRADLLAAFEGEYPYLTAGEEIRSVASYSKSWMRRNFAPEHARQIRETAYVTANPFSGEVLDASSFALLDEVWRYAWDEEEGTVLPRSVTDRAIAQHRAHRPERMIVHYMQPHHPFLDDDTAGFEPGTYPNPRTADPWDQVRRGERDLDDVLDSYRSNLRYALEEVSLLLSNLDAERVVITSDHGNALGEWGVYGHPAFAGIDAIRRVPWYVTSARDTEEYDPDPNATAQPRREYDPEAQLRQLGYR comes from the coding sequence ATGGCGGGAGGGGGGTTCATCGAACGTGGAGTACAGTCGGTCAGCCGCATCGGCCGCGAGGGGTTGTACTACGCCCGAGTCGGGACTATCGGGTTGTTCGCGTCGGGTCCGCGAAACGGGACGCCGATATACGACCGCGACTGGGACGCGCTGATCGTCCTCGATGCGTGTCGAGCCGACCTGCTCGCGGCGTTCGAGGGGGAGTACCCCTACCTGACCGCCGGCGAGGAGATCCGCTCGGTCGCGAGCTACTCGAAGTCGTGGATGCGCCGGAACTTCGCGCCGGAGCACGCGCGACAGATTCGGGAGACGGCGTACGTGACGGCCAACCCCTTCTCCGGGGAGGTGCTCGACGCGTCGTCGTTCGCCCTGCTCGACGAGGTCTGGCGCTACGCCTGGGACGAGGAGGAGGGGACCGTGCTCCCCCGGAGCGTCACGGACCGAGCCATCGCGCAGCACCGCGCGCATCGTCCCGAGCGGATGATCGTCCACTACATGCAGCCGCATCACCCGTTTCTCGACGACGACACGGCGGGGTTCGAGCCGGGGACCTACCCGAACCCCCGCACGGCCGACCCGTGGGATCAGGTGCGCAGGGGAGAGCGTGACCTCGACGACGTGCTCGACTCCTACCGGTCGAACCTCCGGTACGCGCTGGAGGAGGTGTCGCTGTTGCTGTCGAACCTCGACGCCGAGCGCGTCGTCATCACGTCGGATCACGGCAACGCGCTCGGCGAGTGGGGCGTCTACGGCCACCCGGCGTTCGCGGGCATCGACGCGATCCGACGGGTCCCGTGGTACGTCACGAGCGCCCGCGACACGGAGGAGTACGACCCCGATCCGAACGCGACCGCCCAGCCCCGTCGGGAGTACGATCCCGAGGCGCAACTGCGGCAGCTGGGCTATCGCTGA